In Dromiciops gliroides isolate mDroGli1 chromosome 4, mDroGli1.pri, whole genome shotgun sequence, one DNA window encodes the following:
- the LOC122752596 gene encoding LOW QUALITY PROTEIN: RNA polymerase-associated protein CTR9 homolog (The sequence of the model RefSeq protein was modified relative to this genomic sequence to represent the inferred CDS: inserted 6 bases in 3 codons), whose protein sequence is MSRGSIEIPLWDTDEVIELDFNQLPEGDEVISILKQEHSQLHLWITLALEYHKQGKTEDFVKLLEAARIDGNLDYRDYEKDQMTCLDTLAAYYVQKARKEKNKDKKKELITQATVLYTMADKVIMYHQNHLLGRACFCLLERDKMDQADAQFCFVLNQSPNNIPALLGKACISFNKNDYRGALEYYKKALRTNPGCPAEVRLGMGHCFVKLNQLEKARLAFSRALELNSKCVGALVGLAVLELNDKEADSIKNGIELLSQAYTIDPSNPMVLNHLANHFFFKKDYNKVRHLVLHAFHNTEVEAMQAESCYQLARSFHVHEDYDQAFQYYYQATQFATSSFVLPFFGLGQMYIYRGDKEKASECFEKVLKAYPNHYETMKILGSLYAAWEDQDKRDIAKGHLKKVTEQCPDDVEAWIELAQILEQTDIQGALSAYQTATHILKEKVQADVPPEILNNVGALHFRLGNLGEAKKYFLASVDRAKGEAEHDDHYYNGISVTTSYNLARLYEAMREFHEAEKLHKNILREHPNYVDCYLRLGVMARDKGNFYEASDWFKEALQINQDHPDAWSLIGNLHLAKQEWGPCQKKFERILKQPSTQNDTYSMLALGNVWLQTLHQPTRDREKEKRHQDRALAIYKQVLGNDPKNLYAANGIGAVLAHKGYFREARDVFSQVREATADISDVWLNLAHIYVEQKQYISAVQMYENCLQKFYRHQNTEVMLYLARALFKCGKLQECKQTLLKARHVAPSDTVLMFNVALILQRLAISVLKDEKSNLKEVLNVVKQLELAHRHFSYLSKVGDKLRFDLVPAAAAEARQCSDLLRQAPYYVARARKQAEEARKLRAKQEQEKELLRQKLLKEQEENWLREKEAQKKLLEQRALYVEKTKSILLFTGGAAGTKEKRGGGRGRPSKKGGEFDGFVNDDTDEDMPVTKKKRKGSGSEQGEEEEDEGKKKRRRPKGDEGSDEQETENGPRPKKRRPPREGEKTPKPEWLPPSKKGRIKSKAIISSSEDSSDEDKFXIADGHARNSNRDSDHGDGGKKRVMSEINSDENPNQSGSEAGSPRRPSLQQSEDXADSDRSSRKRRLSVSEQSGNEFVRSGSSCSAGADNESLSASPSADSDRDSERAPLIMXGSGNEPEPEASNNETCERVSDDSD, encoded by the exons ATGTCTCGAGGCTCGATTGAGATTCCCCTCTGGGACACGGATGAGGTCATTGAACTTGACTTCAATCAGTTACCAGAAGGGGATGAAGTTATCAGTATTCTGAAACAGGAACATTCTCAGCTGCACTTATGGATCACCTTAGCACTGGAATATCACAAGCAAGggaaaacagaagattttgtgAAGCTGTTGGAAGCAGCAAGAATAGATGGCAACCTGGATTATAGAGACTATGAAAAAGACCAGATGACTTGCTTAGATACATTGGCAGCCTACTACGTCCAGAAggccaggaaggaaaaaaacaaggacAAGAAGAAGGAACTCATCACACAAGCAACCGTGTTGTATACAATGGCTGACAAAGTTATCATGTATCATCAGAACCATTTATTGGGAAGAGCCTGCTTCTGTCTGTTGGAACGTGACAAGATGGACCAGGCTGATGCACAGTTCTGTTTTGTACTCAACCAGTCTCCAAATAATATCCCAGCCCTTCTAGGTAAGGCTTGTATTTCATTCAACAAGAATGATTACAGAGGAGCCCTTGAATACTATAAGAAAGCACTTCGTACTAACCCAGGTTGTCCAGCAGAAGTTCGACTAGGAATGGGTCATTGCTTTGTGAAACTGAACCAACTAGAGAAGGCTCGTCTGGCATTCAGCAGGGCCCTGGAGCTCAACTCCAAGTGTGTGGGAGCCTTAGTTGGATTGGCTGTCCTAGAACTCAATGATAAAGAGGCTGACTCTATCAAAAATGGCATCGAACTTCTTTCCCAAGCTTATACAATCGATCCTAGCAATCCTATGGTACTGAACCACTTGGCCAATCACTTTTTCTTCAAAAAGGATTATAACAAAGTCCGGCACTTGGTCCTCCATGCTTTCCATAACACAGAGGTGGAAGCTATGCAGGCAGAAAGCTGTTATCAGCTGGCTAGATCTTTCCACGTTCACGAGGACTATGACCAAGCTTTCCAGTACTACTATCAAGCCACCCAATTTGCCACATCCTCTTTTGTGCTCCCCTTTTTTGGTTTGGGCCAGATGTATATTTACCGAGGTGACAAGGAGAAAGCCTCGGAGTGCTTTGAGAAAGTTTTGAAAGCCTATCCCAACCATTATGAAACAATGAAAATCCTTGGCTCTCTCTATGCTGCCTGGGAAGATCAAGACAAACGAGACATTGCCAAGGGCCACTTGAAGAAGGTCACAGAGCAGTGCCCGGATGACGTCGAGGCCTGGATCGAGCTGGCACAAATCCTAGAACAGACTGACATACAGGGTGCCCTGTCAGCATACCAAACAGCAACACATATCCTGAAGGAAAAGGTACAGGCTGACGTCCCACCAGAGATTCTGAATAATGTGGGTGCCCTCCATTTTAGGCTCGGAAACTTAGGGGAggcaaagaaatattttttggcATCTGTGGATCGTGCCAAAGGAGAAGCTGAGCATGACGACCATTACTATAATGGCATCTCTGTTACAACGTCATACAATCTGGCCAGGCTTTATGAGGCAATGCGTGAATTCCACGAAGCAGAAAAGCTGCATAAAAATATATTACGAGAACATCCGAATTACGTTGACTGCTATTTACGCTTAGGAGTGATGGCTAGAGATAAAGGAAACTTTTATGAGGCTTCAGATTGGTTTAAAGAAGCTCTTCAGATCAATCAGGATCATCCAGATGCTTGGTCTCTGATCGGCAATCTTCATTTGGCCAAGCAAGAGTGGGGTCCGTGTCAGAAGAAATTTGAAAGAATATTAAAGCAGCCATCCACTCAAAATGACACATATTCGATGCTGGCTCTTGGCAATGTTTGGCTACAAACTTTGCATCAACCCACCAGAGACCGAGAGAAGGAAAAGCGACACCAGGATCGTGCACTAGCCATCTACAAGCAGGTCCTCGGAAACGATCCTAAGAACCTCTACGCTGCCAATGGCATAGGTGCTGTGCTGGCCCACAAAGGCTATTTCCGGGAAGCTCGCGATGTATTTTCTCAGGTACGAGAGGCAACTGCAGATATCAGCGATGTGTGGCTAAACTTGGCACACATCTACGTGGAGCAAAAGCAATATATCAGCGCTGTTCAGATGTATGAAAACTGTCTACAAAAGTTCTACAGACACCAGAACACGGAGGTCATGCTCTATTTGGCCCGTGCCCTCTTCAAGTGTGGCAAGCTGCAGGAGTGCAAACAGACTTTGCTGAAGGCCAGACATGTGGCACCCAGTGATACGGTTCTCATGTTCAACGTGGCTCTGATACTTCAGAGGCTAGCTATTTCTGTTCTTAAGGACGAGAAGAGTAATCTCAAGGAGGTGCTGAATGTGGTCAAGCAACTGGAACTTGCCCACAGGCATTTTAGTTATTTGAGTAAAGTAGGCGACAAACTGAGATTTGACTTGGTCCCGGCTGCTGCTGCGGAAGCCAGGCAGTGCTCCGATTTACTGAGGCAGGCTCCGTATTACGTGGCCCGAGCACGAAAGCAGGCTGAAGAGGCGAGGAAGCTACGGGCCAAGCAGGAGCAAGAGAAAGAATTGTTACGGCAGAAACTGCTGAAGGAACAGGAAGAGAACTGGCTTCGAGAGAAAGAAGCACAGAAGAAGCTCCTGGAGCAGCGAGCCTTGTATGTGGAGAAGACCAAGAGCATCCTCCTGTTCACAGGAGGAGCCGCAgggacaaaggaaaagagaggcgGCGGCAGGGGCAGGCCTTCTAAGAAGGGAGGCGAGTTTGATGGATTTGTCAACGATGACACCGATGAAGACATGCCTGTGaccaagaagaaaaggaagggcagtgGAAGCGagcaaggggaagaagaggaggatgagggGAAGAAAAAGCGCAGGAGACCGAAGGGAGATGAGGGATCTGATGAGCAAGAGACCGAAAATGGCCCCCGGCCGAAAAAGCGTCGCCCTCCTCGGGAGGGGGAGAAGACTCCCAAGCCAGAATGGCTGCCTCcttcaaagaaaggaaggataaagtCAAAAGCCATAATCTCATCAAGTGAGGATTCTTCAGATGAAGATAAATT AATTGCTGACGGACATGCCAGGAACAGCAATAGGGATTCAGATCATGGTGATGGAGGCAAGAAACGCGTCATGTCTGAGATCAATTCTGACGAGAACCCAAATCAGTCTGGGAGTGAAGCCGGCAGTCCCCGGAGGCCCAGCTTGCAACAGTCAGAGGA GGCTGACAGCGATCGGTCATCTCGGAAGAGGAGGCTTTCAGTCTCTGAACAGTCTGGTAATGAGTTCGTCAGGTCTGGGAGCAGCTGCTCTGCAGGGGCTGACAATGAGTCGCTGTCAGCTTCACCCAGTGCTGATTCAGACCGGGATTCAGAGAGAGCGCCTCTGATAAT AGGATCTGGGAATGAACCGGAACCAGAAGCCTCCAACAATGAGACCTGTGAGAGGGTTTCTGATGATAGCGATTAG